The proteins below are encoded in one region of Pseudomonas sp. SCB32:
- a CDS encoding isochorismatase family cysteine hydrolase, with product MFSLPHQSPRDLPFTPSQTAILFVDMQNAWVVPGRDAHVDPSEHRYFYDRVEATVVPNQQRLLAAMRSVGGEVLHTIIESLTADGRDRSLDHKLSDMHLPKGSPDAQVIDALAPAENEIVLPKTSSGVFNSTAIDYVLRNLNTRHLIVCGVVTDQCVDMAVRDAADRGYLVTLVEDACATHTPARHQACLDAIKGYCWIADTDTVLARIAALA from the coding sequence GTGTTCAGCCTGCCCCACCAATCGCCCCGCGACCTGCCGTTCACACCGAGTCAGACCGCCATTCTGTTCGTCGACATGCAGAATGCCTGGGTCGTGCCCGGCCGCGACGCCCACGTCGATCCGTCCGAGCACCGCTACTTCTACGATCGCGTCGAGGCGACCGTGGTGCCGAACCAGCAGCGCCTGCTGGCCGCGATGCGCAGCGTGGGCGGGGAAGTCCTGCACACCATCATCGAAAGCCTCACCGCCGACGGCCGTGACCGCTCGCTGGACCACAAGCTGTCGGACATGCATCTGCCCAAGGGCAGCCCCGACGCCCAGGTGATCGATGCCCTGGCGCCGGCCGAGAACGAAATCGTTCTGCCGAAAACGTCCTCGGGCGTCTTCAACTCCACCGCCATCGACTACGTCCTGCGCAACCTGAACACCCGCCACCTGATCGTCTGCGGCGTGGTCACCGACCAGTGCGTCGACATGGCGGTGCGCGATGCCGCCGACCGCGGCTATCTGGTCACCCTGGTGGAAGACGCCTGCGCCACCCACACCCCCGCGCGTCACCAGGCCTGCCTGGACGCGATCAAGGGCTACTGCTGGATCGCCGACACCGACACCGTGCTCGCACGAATCGCCGCACTGGCCTGA
- a CDS encoding MurR/RpiR family transcriptional regulator, with amino-acid sequence MLTLKDRLNSPEIDLTKAERKVLRALLDDYPRLGLGPMSRLARQAGVSDPTILRLVKKLGFAGYSDFQNALMAEVDDRLRSPRTLLAGRREGMNNNDAWSNFLSDASEGIQRTLALTQADDIRLLGDWLLDTRSRVFCHGGRFSRFLAGYLVAHLRMLRAGCLLLDDGAALPDQLNDIDRQGLVLVFDYRRYQAQALGVTKAAKARGARMVLFTDVYDSPLREFADLIVSAPVESPSPFDTLVPAMAQVEALIASLVARMDGHLDERLEGIDHLRAAFGSHILEE; translated from the coding sequence ATGCTCACACTGAAAGACCGCCTGAACTCCCCTGAGATCGACCTCACCAAGGCCGAGCGCAAGGTCCTGCGTGCCCTGCTCGACGACTACCCGCGCCTGGGCCTGGGGCCGATGTCGCGGTTGGCCCGCCAGGCCGGCGTGAGCGACCCGACCATCCTGCGCCTGGTGAAGAAACTCGGGTTCGCCGGCTACAGCGATTTCCAGAATGCGCTGATGGCGGAAGTGGATGACCGCCTGCGCTCGCCGCGCACCTTGCTCGCCGGACGCCGGGAGGGCATGAACAACAACGACGCCTGGTCGAACTTCCTCAGCGACGCCAGCGAGGGCATCCAGCGCACCCTGGCGCTGACCCAGGCCGACGACATCCGCCTGCTGGGCGACTGGCTGCTCGACACGCGCAGTCGCGTGTTCTGCCATGGCGGTCGCTTCAGCCGCTTCCTCGCCGGCTACCTGGTGGCGCACCTGCGCATGCTGCGCGCGGGCTGCCTGCTGCTGGACGACGGCGCCGCGCTGCCCGATCAGCTCAACGATATCGACCGTCAGGGGCTGGTGCTGGTGTTCGACTACCGCCGCTACCAGGCGCAGGCACTGGGCGTGACCAAGGCCGCCAAGGCCCGTGGCGCACGCATGGTGCTATTCACCGATGTGTACGACTCACCGCTGCGCGAATTCGCCGACCTGATCGTCAGCGCACCGGTGGAATCCCCTTCGCCCTTCGACACCCTGGTGCCCGCCATGGCCCAGGTCGAAGCGCTGATTGCCAGCCTGGTGGCGCGCATGGACGGCCACCTCGATGAACGCCTTGAAGGCATCGATCACCTGCGTGCTGCCTTCGGCAGCCACATCCTGGAGGAATAA
- a CDS encoding phosphatase PAP2 family protein, with protein sequence MTLYDVDSALTLMLNSAAGKHPLLDQLMLMASTVGVPLMVLAVALQWWRRDDRRNIRHTSLATGFAFLLALAINQLILLFFQRVRPYDAGITHLLIAPSSDPSFPSDHATAAIAIVASLLIQGRRKLGAVLLAVALLVSISRVYLGTHYVSDLIGGALSGIVAAVLVRGLYRRDTRLDQFLTSLL encoded by the coding sequence ATGACCTTGTACGACGTTGATTCCGCGCTGACGCTGATGCTCAACAGCGCGGCTGGCAAGCATCCCCTGCTCGATCAACTGATGCTCATGGCGTCGACCGTCGGCGTACCGCTGATGGTCCTGGCGGTCGCCTTGCAGTGGTGGCGCCGCGACGACCGACGCAACATTCGCCATACCTCCCTGGCGACGGGTTTCGCCTTCCTGCTCGCCTTGGCGATCAATCAGCTCATCCTGCTGTTCTTCCAGCGGGTGCGCCCTTACGACGCCGGGATCACGCACCTGCTGATAGCCCCCAGCAGCGACCCGTCCTTCCCGTCCGATCACGCCACGGCGGCCATCGCCATTGTCGCCTCCCTGCTGATCCAGGGACGACGCAAGCTCGGTGCGGTGCTTCTGGCGGTAGCGCTGCTGGTCTCGATATCCCGTGTCTACCTGGGCACGCACTATGTCAGCGACCTCATCGGCGGCGCCCTGAGCGGCATCGTCGCGGCAGTGCTGGTGCGCGGCCTATATCGCCGGGACACCCGGCTGGATCAATTTCTCACCAGCCTGCTGTAG